A window of Mesoplasma chauliocola contains these coding sequences:
- a CDS encoding M17 family metallopeptidase produces MITINNKNLKYKLVAINNESSNKQVDFEPGKVSFISEENTFYLVIKKDSMSNLRQVKLGMSEFIKNSKGDTTINFDTFKLALPEISPEVLFNVIFEIISFETHEKITYKKENKINNFVFNIEAEEYDDLYKENLIKNKYVNYARDLQDFPPNIGTSNFYGEKISKDAINIEGLKVSVLKNRELKNLNMNLVLAVNAGSNHEANVVVLEYNNNPGGEKIALVGKGICFDTGGYDLKPSTFIEGMKFDMTGAAIVVSIAMALAEAKAKVNFVAIGLFTDNLIGTKATLPESVLKSKNGLTVEVNNTDAEGRLILADGITYAIKEKNADKIYDIATLTGATAMALGESASGVFTEFDEMWENLENASKYTTERFWRLPIFEDHKEQVQNDSILADLTNSCNKGPGGSTAAAFLTFFAEDKKFLHIDCSRVVRVGLKGQGYIVKTIFEALKNY; encoded by the coding sequence ATGATAACAATTAATAATAAAAACTTAAAGTATAAGCTTGTAGCTATAAACAATGAATCATCAAATAAGCAAGTTGATTTTGAACCTGGAAAAGTTAGTTTTATTAGCGAAGAAAATACTTTCTACTTAGTTATAAAAAAAGATTCTATGTCAAATTTAAGACAAGTTAAATTAGGAATGTCAGAATTTATTAAAAATTCAAAGGGTGATACAACAATAAATTTTGATACTTTTAAACTTGCCTTACCTGAAATCTCACCTGAAGTACTTTTTAATGTTATATTTGAAATAATTTCATTTGAGACTCATGAAAAAATTACTTATAAAAAAGAGAATAAAATAAATAATTTTGTATTTAATATTGAAGCGGAAGAATATGATGATTTATATAAAGAAAACCTTATTAAAAATAAATATGTAAATTATGCAAGGGACTTACAAGATTTTCCGCCAAATATTGGAACAAGTAATTTTTATGGTGAAAAAATATCAAAAGATGCAATAAACATCGAAGGATTAAAAGTTTCAGTTTTAAAAAATAGAGAATTAAAAAATTTAAATATGAACTTAGTTTTAGCTGTGAATGCTGGATCAAATCATGAAGCAAACGTTGTTGTTTTAGAATACAATAATAATCCAGGTGGTGAAAAAATTGCATTAGTTGGAAAAGGGATTTGCTTTGACACTGGAGGTTATGATTTAAAACCTTCAACGTTTATTGAGGGAATGAAATTTGATATGACTGGTGCTGCGATTGTTGTGTCTATAGCAATGGCTTTAGCCGAAGCAAAGGCAAAAGTTAACTTTGTAGCCATAGGTCTTTTTACTGATAATTTAATAGGAACAAAAGCAACTTTACCAGAGTCAGTCTTAAAATCAAAAAATGGTTTAACTGTTGAAGTTAACAATACTGATGCAGAAGGAAGATTAATTTTGGCTGATGGTATAACATATGCTATTAAAGAAAAAAATGCTGATAAAATTTATGATATTGCAACCCTAACAGGAGCAACTGCTATGGCTCTTGGGGAATCTGCATCAGGTGTATTTACAGAATTTGATGAAATGTGAGAAAATCTTGAAAATGCTTCTAAATACACTACAGAAAGATTTTGAAGATTACCTATTTTTGAAGATCATAAAGAACAAGTTCAAAATGATTCAATTTTGGCTGACTTAACTAATTCGTGTAATAAAGGACCTGGTGGTTCAACTGCAGCAGCATTCTTGACGTTCTTTGCAGAGGATAAAAAATTCTTACACATTGATTGTTCAAGAGTTGTTAGGGTTGGCCTTAAAGGCCAAGGTTATATTGTTAAAACAATCTTTGAAGCATTAAAAAATTATTAG